The proteins below are encoded in one region of Gambusia affinis linkage group LG07, SWU_Gaff_1.0, whole genome shotgun sequence:
- the sla2a gene encoding src-like-adapter 2, producing the protein MGTCYTRCQCNQIILENQLGSATPRQQESVMVSLYDYPAFECTELTMRMGERLTIVSDDGDFVMVRSTTTGRESYVPTNYTAKVTDKWLYTGISRYKAEELLKHPSNQTGAFLIRESETNRDSFSLSVLRRTASSDLNPVKHYRISQLENSWVYISPGLTFPSLHYLVQHYSELPDGLCCRLTVPCFIQGLDEPRPVPTTVRRPTINWREISRSVVLGRKRTESDNSLVSDGLREAISSYLQLTECKDHSWDT; encoded by the exons ATGGGCACCTGCTACACCAGATGTCAGTGCAACCAGATAATCCTCGAAAATCAGCTTGGATCTGCGACGCCAA GACAACAGGAAAGTGTGATGGTCTCTTTGTACGACTACCCAGCGTTTGAGTGCACAGAACTGACCATGCGCATGGGGGAAAGGCTGACCATAGTGTCAGA CGACGGCGATTTCGTGATGGTGAGATCCACGACCACCGGGCGCGAGAGCTACGTTCCCACCAACTACACGGCGAAGGTGACAGACAA GTGGCTGTACACGGGGATCAGCAGGTATAAAGCAGAGGAACTCCTTAAACATCCCAGCAACCAGACTGGAGCCTTTTTGATCCGTGAATCAGAGACAAACAGAG ACAGCTTTTCTCTCTCCGTCCTGCGGAGGACCGCCTCCTCAGACCTGAACCCCGTGAAGCACTACCGCATCTCCCAGCTGGAAAACTCCTGGGTCTACATTTCTCCAGGTCTCACATTCCCCTCCCTCCATTACCTGGTGCAACACTACTCAG AACTTCCAGACGGGCTGTGCTGTCGACTGACGGTCCCTTGCTTCATCCAAGGGTTGGATGAGCCCAGACCGGTTCCCACCACCGTCAGAAGGCCGACCATCAACTGGAGGGAAATTAGCAG GTCCGTGGTCCTCGGGAGGAAGAGAACCGAGTCGGACAACTCTCTGGTGAGCGACGGGCTGAGGGAGGCCATCAGCTCCTACCTCCAGTTAACAGAGTGCAAAGATCACAGCTGGGACACGTGA